CTCGGGGTTGGTGACGGCCGGCTCGCTGGAGAAGACCTTGGCGTTGCGGCTGGCCTCCACCACGTCGGCGTGCCGCACCAAAGCGTGGAAGCCCTTGCCGGACCGCAGCAAAGGCACCCGGCGCTCGGGGAAGAACGCCAGATGGTCCAGCCGCCTGAGCCGCGCGAAGTCGCGCTCGCGCTCGCCTGGCGGCCTGTTCCAGAACGCCAGGTCCGCCAGGTCGATACCCGTCTCCACCGCCGTCGTCACAAGGCCCATCCTGGCACGACCGGCCCCCGCCTGACCCGGCGTACGGCCGGACGCCGGGGGTCAGCGGTAGGGCTGCCAGCGTGTGGTGAGGTCGCCGGAGCGGAAGGTCCGCATGCGGTGCTGCCACTGGGGCCGGATGGCGGGGTGGCTGCGCAGGATCGGCACGACGCTGGTGACGAGTTTGAGCTCGCGCAGGCGGCGGAACACCGGGAAGCCGGGCCACCGGGTGATGTCGACGCCGTAGCGGAGGGCCATGGGGGTCTGGTCGTCGTCGGGGTAGTCCAGGCGCAGGCGGCCGACGGCGACCGGGGTGAGGTCCCATTCGCGGGGCCCGACGGCGGTGCTGTCGAAGTCGCACAGCACAGGGCCGCCGACGGCGGGGACGAGGTTGCCGGTGAAGGCGTCGCCGTGGATGACCCCCGGTGGGAGGTCGAACCGGAGGGTGGACATGGCCTCCTCCACCTCGTCGCAGGTGGCGAGGAGGAACTCGCGGTCGGCGTCGCCGAGGTCCTCGGGCTCGGCGAGGCGCTGGCGGATCTCGTCCATGGGACGCCACTCGGGGAGGTCAGGCGGGGGGCCGGGGAGGTCGTGCAGGCGTCTCAGCAAGGCGGCGAGGTCGGCGCCGCCGGGACGGCCGCCGTCCGCGGGGACCTCCTCCCACAAGGTGGCGGCCTGGCCGGACAGCCACAGGGGCTGGACGACATCGGGGAGCAGGCGGACGGCGGGGAAGTCGTGCGCGGCCAGCCAGCGGGCCACGCCGACGACGTTGCCGACACGCGCGCGGGCCGCCGACGAGCCGGCGATGCGGACCACGACGGGTGCGGCGCGCAGGCGGAAGACGGCGTTGTTGGTGAACTTGATGAGCTCGGCCCCGGCGGGGTCGAGGCCGGCCTCCGCGCAGACGGCGCCGAGCACGGCGTTCAGCGTGTCGCGGGTGAGCCCGCCGGAGGGGTCTACCGTGGTGAGGCTCATTGGGCCCGCAGGTCGGCGATGCGCCGTCGCAACTCGCGTGCGTCGGTGCGGGCCCCGAGTGCGGCGGCGGCCTTGTCCAGTGGGTCCATGCGGTGCAGCGCTCGGGCCGAGCGGATCCGCGCGGTCAGCGTCACGGCCTCGTGGCCGTCACGCAGGCCGCCTTCGATGTCGCCTAAGCGTAAGCGCACGGTGGCGAGCGCGATGAGCTCGAAGACCTTGCTGCGGGCCATGTCCTGGTCGCGGCCGGCCACGCTGCGCAGCAGCAGCTCGGCGGCGGGGTCGAGGTGGTGGTCGAGGGTGTCGGACAGGCCCGCGTGGCACATGCCGCCGGCGGCGTGCAGGTCGGCTTCGCTGAAGAAACGCACCCACGCGGGGGCCGCGGCGCGGTCGCTGCGCGCGAACTCGTCCTCGGCGCGGCGCATGGACTTCAGCGCGAGCCGCTCGTCGCCGAGCAGCGCGTAGGCCCACGCCTCGTTGGCGCACAGCAGCGCGACGGTGAGCTCGCAGCTGGCGTCCTGCGCGCAGATCTGGCCGAGCTGGAAGAACCGCAGCGCGTCGACGACCCGGTGGCGGTGCAGGTGGACGCGGCCGAGGCGGTACAGCACGTTGGCGGCGAGCGAGGGGTCGCCGGCGTACTTGGCCTGCTCGAGGGCCCGGGTGAAGTGGCGGCAGGCGTCGTCGTACAGGCCGGTGTCGAAGCTCGTCCACCCGGCGAGGTTGTGCTGGTCGGCGAGCGCGCGGTGCAGGCGGTGGCGCACCTGCTCGCTCGACCCGGCCCGCAGGAGGCTCTGCGACCAGGCGAGCTGCGCGACCACGGCGTCGCGGCAGGTGCCGCCGCCGTAGCGGTAGTCGAGCGCGCGCAGCGTCTCGGTGACGGTCTCCACCTGCTCGACCTCGGCCTCGCCGATGCGCGCCGGCACGGGGGTGGCCGAGCGGGCCAGCGGCCTCGGCCAGTCGGTGGTCTCCGGTGTGACGGCGCCGATGGTGACCTGTGCGGCGTGCGCGAGGAGGCGGCGCACGCGCTCGTCGTCGTCGGCCTCGCCGGCCGCGTCGCTCTCGTGCCCCGCGAAGCCGGGGCCCTCGTCGTAGGCGAGACCCATGTATCCGCGGGGGACGCCGAGACCGTCGGCGATGCGGACGAGGACGTCGTACGCCATCACCTGACGGCCGTTCAATATTTCCGATATCTCCGATTGTGACTGCCCGGTGAGCGCCGCGAGGCGGCGCTGGGAGACGCCGTTGCGCTGAAGCATGAGATAGACCGCGGCCATATCGCGCTCCGCGAGCGCACGCCGCATCGCGGGTCGCTCCCAGATGGTGAAACTTATGGCCTGCTCGTTCACATGTGTGACGTTCATGCCGACCTCGCAACGGTCCAGTCAAGGGAGGGACTCCAGATAACCAGGCCGGACGCCGGCTCGCGGCCTTTTCGGCCCGACCGATCGGTGAAGCCGATCGGTCAGGCCGATCGCCGCGTATCCGTCTTCGGTATCGGTGTCACGGCTTACCCGCACGGGTCGGTGTATTCCACCATCGGAGACAACCTGCCGGAGGTGCACCGCGCCTGCCTCCGCCGGCCCCCGTCAGGGCGACCCAGGGAGTGATCAGCTCATGCGCGGCGAGGAGCCCGTCCCCCAGCATCGTGTCCAGCACACCCGCGCGCACGCGGGTGGCCGTCTGCACGAGGCCGCGGCCCGCCTGCGGGACGCCGTCCAGTTCTCCGGCGACAACCAGTACCGCGAGGACCCGCCGCCGGGATGGCCGCCGCACCGGGGGACGTTCCGCGTGCTGGTCACCCGGCTGAGCGCCGGATCGGCCTCGCGCGCCGCGCGGGCCGCGGTCCGCGAGGCGCTCGCCGGCACCGGTGTCACGGCCGAGAGCGCGGGAGAGGCGGAGCTCATCGTGGCCGAGCTGGCCGCCAACGCCGAACGGCACGCGCCGGGGCCGTACGAGCTGCGTGTGCACTACCTGAGCGGCATCCCCATGTGGTGCGAGGTGGTGGACGGCGGCGCCGAGCCCGGGGAGGTCGGGCTGCTGCTGACCCGCCTGCAGGCCGCCGACGGGCCGGACGGGCTCGACCTGCTCAGTGAAGGCGGCCGGGGGTTGCTGCTGGCGCACCTGCTGTCGGGGGGCCGGTGCGTCGCCTATCCCACCACGCTGTCCACCGGAGGCACGGGCCAGGCGGTCGCGTTCGAGCTCCCCGCAGCCGGGGGGCCGGCCTGACACCCGCCGCTCCCCCGGCCTGACGGCGACGTTCAGGTACCGGACGCGGGGACTTCATGCTGCCGTGGGGCAGGTGTCCGGATCGGCGGAGACCATCCGGAGTATGAGTGCCTCGCGTGCGTCCCGCCTGCTCGCCGCCGCGACGCTGGCCGTCGTGCCCTGCCTGCCCGCCTCCGCCTCCGCGACCGCCTGCTCCGATCCCGGGCTCGCCGTCGCCGCGCCGTACGCCACGGTGGACGGCGCGACCCGCGCCGGGTCGGTGACGCTGTACCGGGGGACGAAGGCCACATCGACCCTGACACAGGGGTCCGGGGAGATCGGGGACACCCCCGAGCGGGGGGACTCGTTCGGCTCGGCCCTGGTGACCGGCGACTTCGACGGCGACGGGTGCGCGGACCTCGCGATCGGCGCCTCGGAGGAGTTCGCCGGCACGCCGGTCCCCGACGGCGCGGACGGCAACGGCGTCGTGCACCTGCTGCGCGGCACGCCGCACGGCCTGAAGGCGGCCGGGACGCTCGACGTCACCCATCTCAAGCGGTCCCGCGGCACCGACCGGTTCGGCGCGGCGCTCGCCGCGGGGGACCTGGACGGCGACGGCGACGACGAGCTGATCGTCGGCGTCCCCGGCCTGGAGGACGGTGGAGGCGTCGCGCTGTTCGGCATGCGGGGCCGTCGGCCGGACGGCACGGGAAGCCTCATCACGCAGCGCACCCGCTGGGTCGCGCAGGAGCCCGGCGAGACCGACCAGTTCGGTGCGGCCGTCGCGGCCGGGGACTTCGACGGGGACGGCGACGACGAGATCGCGATCGGCGCGCCGGGGGACGACGTCGGCGACAAGCCAGGCGCCGGGTCGTTCACCATCGCCGACCCGCGGGCCCGGCAGGCCGGCGTCTACACGCAGAACAGCCCCGGCATGCCGGGGGACGCCGAGAAGTTCGACGGCCTCGGCGCGACGCTGGCGGCCGGGGACTTCGACGGGGACGGCCACGACGACCTGGCGGCCGGGGTGCCGGGTGAGGGCCTGGACGCCTACCAGGACGGGCCGATGTACGGCGACGGCGCGGTGCACGTGCTGTACGGCCGCGGCGGCGGTCTCACCGCGGCCGGCAGCGAGTTCTGGTCACGCGAGAGCAAAGGCGTGGCCGGCCGCAACCGGCCCACCGACCGGCTCGGCTCGGCGCTCGCGGCCGGCGACCTCAACGGCGACGGCGACGCCGAACTTGCCATGGGGCTGCCCGGCGGCAACGCCGTGCTGGTGCTCGCCGGCACCCGCACCGGGGGGCTGACCGCCAACCACAACCTGACCGTGTACGGCCGCAAGGGACACCCGGGGGACAACTACGGCGCCTCGGTCGCCGTCACCCCGTCGGGCCTGGTGGTCGGCGCGCCTGGCGCGGGCCGCGTGGTCCTGGTCCCGT
The window above is part of the Sphaerisporangium rubeum genome. Proteins encoded here:
- a CDS encoding aminoglycoside phosphotransferase family protein, giving the protein MSLTTVDPSGGLTRDTLNAVLGAVCAEAGLDPAGAELIKFTNNAVFRLRAAPVVVRIAGSSAARARVGNVVGVARWLAAHDFPAVRLLPDVVQPLWLSGQAATLWEEVPADGGRPGGADLAALLRRLHDLPGPPPDLPEWRPMDEIRQRLAEPEDLGDADREFLLATCDEVEEAMSTLRFDLPPGVIHGDAFTGNLVPAVGGPVLCDFDSTAVGPREWDLTPVAVGRLRLDYPDDDQTPMALRYGVDITRWPGFPVFRRLRELKLVTSVVPILRSHPAIRPQWQHRMRTFRSGDLTTRWQPYR
- a CDS encoding helix-turn-helix domain-containing protein: MNVTHVNEQAISFTIWERPAMRRALAERDMAAVYLMLQRNGVSQRRLAALTGQSQSEISEILNGRQVMAYDVLVRIADGLGVPRGYMGLAYDEGPGFAGHESDAAGEADDDERVRRLLAHAAQVTIGAVTPETTDWPRPLARSATPVPARIGEAEVEQVETVTETLRALDYRYGGGTCRDAVVAQLAWSQSLLRAGSSEQVRHRLHRALADQHNLAGWTSFDTGLYDDACRHFTRALEQAKYAGDPSLAANVLYRLGRVHLHRHRVVDALRFFQLGQICAQDASCELTVALLCANEAWAYALLGDERLALKSMRRAEDEFARSDRAAAPAWVRFFSEADLHAAGGMCHAGLSDTLDHHLDPAAELLLRSVAGRDQDMARSKVFELIALATVRLRLGDIEGGLRDGHEAVTLTARIRSARALHRMDPLDKAAAALGARTDARELRRRIADLRAQ
- a CDS encoding ATP-binding protein gives rise to the protein MRGEEPVPQHRVQHTRAHAGGRLHEAAARLRDAVQFSGDNQYREDPPPGWPPHRGTFRVLVTRLSAGSASRAARAAVREALAGTGVTAESAGEAELIVAELAANAERHAPGPYELRVHYLSGIPMWCEVVDGGAEPGEVGLLLTRLQAADGPDGLDLLSEGGRGLLLAHLLSGGRCVAYPTTLSTGGTGQAVAFELPAAGGPA
- a CDS encoding FG-GAP repeat protein; amino-acid sequence: MSASRASRLLAAATLAVVPCLPASASATACSDPGLAVAAPYATVDGATRAGSVTLYRGTKATSTLTQGSGEIGDTPERGDSFGSALVTGDFDGDGCADLAIGASEEFAGTPVPDGADGNGVVHLLRGTPHGLKAAGTLDVTHLKRSRGTDRFGAALAAGDLDGDGDDELIVGVPGLEDGGGVALFGMRGRRPDGTGSLITQRTRWVAQEPGETDQFGAAVAAGDFDGDGDDEIAIGAPGDDVGDKPGAGSFTIADPRARQAGVYTQNSPGMPGDAEKFDGLGATLAAGDFDGDGHDDLAAGVPGEGLDAYQDGPMYGDGAVHVLYGRGGGLTAAGSEFWSRESKGVAGRNRPTDRLGSALAAGDLNGDGDAELAMGLPGGNAVLVLAGTRTGGLTANHNLTVYGRKGHPGDNYGASVAVTPSGLVVGAPGAGRVVLVPSAVRKGSYTGLRPAGAVTLSGPEGALFGFAVAG